In Kogia breviceps isolate mKogBre1 chromosome 9, mKogBre1 haplotype 1, whole genome shotgun sequence, a single window of DNA contains:
- the ZNF467 gene encoding zinc finger protein 467 isoform X2 translates to MRETFEALRSLGLSVGQPEMAPQSEPGEESHNAQEQMPPPREERALGKCSGREAPRPEEGAPTEQAEAPCRGGLAWAPQKPEPMGSCSGEEWMIRKVKVEEEDQEAEEEVEWPQHLSLLPSPFPAPDLGPLAAAYKLEPGAPGALGGLALAGWVPTSEKPYGCGECERRFRDQLTLRLHQRLHRGEGPCACPDCGRSFTQRAHMLLHQRSHRGERPFPCSECGKRFSKKAHLTRHLRTHTGERPFPCAECGKRFSQKIHLGSHQKTHTGERPFPCPECEKRFRKKTHLIRHQRIHTGERPYQCAQCARSFTHKQHLVRHQRVHEAAGRAPSSPDAPASPTSPAPSPTPSPPGPKPFSCSDCGLSFGWKKNLAVHQRLHRGEGRPFGCDECALGATVDPAAATEPLACAPRSTPAPPDAPASQRAFLCPDCGRGFAHGQHLARHRRVHTGERPFSCAQCGRRFGSRPNLVAHSRAHSSARPFACAQCGRRFSRKSHLGRHQAVHTGSRPHACAVCARSFSSKTNLVRHQAVHTGSRPFSCPQCGKSFSRKTHLARHQRVHGGAALPTSEPDLLPPAWPTPTEVAASPLFF, encoded by the exons ATGAGAGAGACCTTCGAGGCCCTCAGGTCCCTGG GACTCTCTGTGGGACAGCCGGAGATGGCCCCCCAAAGCGAGCCTGGGGAAGAGTCCCATAATGCCCAGGAACAGATGCCCCCTCCCCGGGAAGAGAGAGCGCTGGGCAAATGCTCAG GGCGTGAGGCCCCCAGACCAGAGGAAGGTGCCCCCACTGAACAAGCTGAAGCTCCCTGCAGAGGAGGCCTGGCATGGGCACCACAGAAGCCTGAGCCCATGGGCTCCTGCTCAG GGGAGGAGTGGATGATTCGGAAGgtgaaggtggaggaggaggatcaggaggcagaagaggaggtGGAATGGCCCCAGCACCTGTCATTACTCCCCAGCCCCTTTCCCGCCCCTGACCTGGGGCCTCTGGCCGCCGCCTATAAGCTGGAGCCGGGGGCCCCGGGGGCACTGGGCGGGCTCGCGCTGGCGGGGTGGGTCCCGACCTCGGAGAAGCCCTATGGCTGCGGGGAGTGTGAGCGCCGCTTCCGGGACCAGCTGACCCTGCGGCTGCACCAGAGGCTGCACCGGGGCGAAGGCCCTTGCGCCTGCCCGGACTGCGGCCGCAGCTTCACGCAGCGCGCGCACATGCTGCTGCACCAGCGCAGCCACCGCGGCGAGCGGCCCTTCCCGTGCTCCGAGTGCGGCAAGCGCTTCAGCAAGAAGGCCCACCTGACCCGCCACCTGCGCACGCACACGGGCGAGCGGCCCTTCCCGTGCGCAGAGTGCGGCAAGCGCTTCAGCCAGAAGATACACCTGGGCTCCCACCAGAAGACGCACACGGGCGAGCGGCCCTTCCCCTGCCCCGAGTGCGAGAAGCGCTTTCGCAAGAAGACGCACCTGATCCGCCACCAGCGCATCCACACGGGCGAGAGGCCCTACCAGTGCGCGCAGTGCGCGCGCAGCTTCACGCACAAGCAACACCTGGTGCGGCACCAGAGGGTCCACGAGGCGGCCGGCCGCGCCCCGTCCTCCCCCGACGCGCCCGCCTCGCCCACGTCCCCTGCCCCGTCCCCCACGCCGTCCCCTCCCGGGCCCAAGCCTTTCTCCTGCTCCGACTGCGGCCTGAGCTTCGGCTGGAAGAAGAACCTCGCCGTGCACCAGCGTCTGCACCGTGGCGAGGGGCGCCCTTTCGGGTGCGACGAGTGCGCACTGGGCGCCACCGTGGACCCCGCCGCTGCCACCGAGCCCTTGGCCTGCGCGCCCCGGAGCACACCGGCGCCCCCGGACGCTCCCGCGAGCCAGCGGGCCTTCCTCTGCCCGGACTGCGGGCGCGGCTTCGCCCACGGGCAGCACCTGGCGCGGCACCGGCGGGTGCACACGGGCGAACGGCCCTTCTCCTGCGCGCAGTGCGGCCGCCGCTTCGGCTCGCGGCCCAACCTGGTGGCCCACTCCAGGGCGCACAGCAGCGCCAGGCCCTTCGCCTGCGCGCAGTGCGGCCGCCGCTTCAGCCGCAAGTCGCACCTGGGCCGCCACCAGGCGGTGCACACAGGCAGCCGGCCCCACGCCTGTGCTGTGTGCGCCCGCAGCTTCAGCTCCAAAACCAACCTGGTCCGCCACCAGGCCGTCCACACGGGTTCCCgccccttctcctgccctcagtgCGGCAAGAGTTTCAGCCGCAAGACCCACCTGGCGAGACACCAGCGCGTCCACGGCGGCGCCGCCCTCCCGACCTCCGAACCTGACCTCTTGCCTCCGGCCTGGCCCACTCCCACCGAGGTGGCGGCATCCCCGCTCTTCTTCTGA
- the ZNF467 gene encoding zinc finger protein 467 isoform X1, with protein sequence MRETFEALRSLGLSVGQPEMAPQSEPGEESHNAQEQMPPPREERALGKCSGEEWMIRKVKVEEEDQEAEEEVEWPQHLSLLPSPFPAPDLGPLAAAYKLEPGAPGALGGLALAGWVPTSEKPYGCGECERRFRDQLTLRLHQRLHRGEGPCACPDCGRSFTQRAHMLLHQRSHRGERPFPCSECGKRFSKKAHLTRHLRTHTGERPFPCAECGKRFSQKIHLGSHQKTHTGERPFPCPECEKRFRKKTHLIRHQRIHTGERPYQCAQCARSFTHKQHLVRHQRVHEAAGRAPSSPDAPASPTSPAPSPTPSPPGPKPFSCSDCGLSFGWKKNLAVHQRLHRGEGRPFGCDECALGATVDPAAATEPLACAPRSTPAPPDAPASQRAFLCPDCGRGFAHGQHLARHRRVHTGERPFSCAQCGRRFGSRPNLVAHSRAHSSARPFACAQCGRRFSRKSHLGRHQAVHTGSRPHACAVCARSFSSKTNLVRHQAVHTGSRPFSCPQCGKSFSRKTHLARHQRVHGGAALPTSEPDLLPPAWPTPTEVAASPLFF encoded by the exons ATGAGAGAGACCTTCGAGGCCCTCAGGTCCCTGG GACTCTCTGTGGGACAGCCGGAGATGGCCCCCCAAAGCGAGCCTGGGGAAGAGTCCCATAATGCCCAGGAACAGATGCCCCCTCCCCGGGAAGAGAGAGCGCTGGGCAAATGCTCAG GGGAGGAGTGGATGATTCGGAAGgtgaaggtggaggaggaggatcaggaggcagaagaggaggtGGAATGGCCCCAGCACCTGTCATTACTCCCCAGCCCCTTTCCCGCCCCTGACCTGGGGCCTCTGGCCGCCGCCTATAAGCTGGAGCCGGGGGCCCCGGGGGCACTGGGCGGGCTCGCGCTGGCGGGGTGGGTCCCGACCTCGGAGAAGCCCTATGGCTGCGGGGAGTGTGAGCGCCGCTTCCGGGACCAGCTGACCCTGCGGCTGCACCAGAGGCTGCACCGGGGCGAAGGCCCTTGCGCCTGCCCGGACTGCGGCCGCAGCTTCACGCAGCGCGCGCACATGCTGCTGCACCAGCGCAGCCACCGCGGCGAGCGGCCCTTCCCGTGCTCCGAGTGCGGCAAGCGCTTCAGCAAGAAGGCCCACCTGACCCGCCACCTGCGCACGCACACGGGCGAGCGGCCCTTCCCGTGCGCAGAGTGCGGCAAGCGCTTCAGCCAGAAGATACACCTGGGCTCCCACCAGAAGACGCACACGGGCGAGCGGCCCTTCCCCTGCCCCGAGTGCGAGAAGCGCTTTCGCAAGAAGACGCACCTGATCCGCCACCAGCGCATCCACACGGGCGAGAGGCCCTACCAGTGCGCGCAGTGCGCGCGCAGCTTCACGCACAAGCAACACCTGGTGCGGCACCAGAGGGTCCACGAGGCGGCCGGCCGCGCCCCGTCCTCCCCCGACGCGCCCGCCTCGCCCACGTCCCCTGCCCCGTCCCCCACGCCGTCCCCTCCCGGGCCCAAGCCTTTCTCCTGCTCCGACTGCGGCCTGAGCTTCGGCTGGAAGAAGAACCTCGCCGTGCACCAGCGTCTGCACCGTGGCGAGGGGCGCCCTTTCGGGTGCGACGAGTGCGCACTGGGCGCCACCGTGGACCCCGCCGCTGCCACCGAGCCCTTGGCCTGCGCGCCCCGGAGCACACCGGCGCCCCCGGACGCTCCCGCGAGCCAGCGGGCCTTCCTCTGCCCGGACTGCGGGCGCGGCTTCGCCCACGGGCAGCACCTGGCGCGGCACCGGCGGGTGCACACGGGCGAACGGCCCTTCTCCTGCGCGCAGTGCGGCCGCCGCTTCGGCTCGCGGCCCAACCTGGTGGCCCACTCCAGGGCGCACAGCAGCGCCAGGCCCTTCGCCTGCGCGCAGTGCGGCCGCCGCTTCAGCCGCAAGTCGCACCTGGGCCGCCACCAGGCGGTGCACACAGGCAGCCGGCCCCACGCCTGTGCTGTGTGCGCCCGCAGCTTCAGCTCCAAAACCAACCTGGTCCGCCACCAGGCCGTCCACACGGGTTCCCgccccttctcctgccctcagtgCGGCAAGAGTTTCAGCCGCAAGACCCACCTGGCGAGACACCAGCGCGTCCACGGCGGCGCCGCCCTCCCGACCTCCGAACCTGACCTCTTGCCTCCGGCCTGGCCCACTCCCACCGAGGTGGCGGCATCCCCGCTCTTCTTCTGA